One Oncorhynchus keta strain PuntledgeMale-10-30-2019 chromosome 11, Oket_V2, whole genome shotgun sequence DNA window includes the following coding sequences:
- the LOC127906227 gene encoding asparagine-rich protein-like translates to MDYNMGDNMGYNMGYNMGYNMGDNMGYNMDYNMGDNMGYNMDYNMGYNMDYNMDYNMGYNMDYNMDYNMGYNMDYNMGYNMDYNMGYNMGYNMGYNMDYNMDYNMGYNMDYNMDYNMGYNMDYNMGYNMDYNMGYNMGYNMDYNMGYNMDYNMGYNMGYNMGYNMGYNMDYNMDYNMGYNMDYNMGYNMDYNMGYNMDYNMGYNMDYNMDYNMDYNMGYNMGYNMGYNMDYNMDYNMGYNMDYNMGYNMDYNMGYNMDYNMDYNMGYNMDYNMGYNMDYNMGYNMGYNMDYNMGYNMGYNMDYNMDYNMGYNMDYNMDYNMGYNMDYNMGYNMDYNMGYNMGYNMDYNMGYNMDYNMGYNMDYNMGYNMDYNMDYSMDLNLY, encoded by the coding sequence ATGGACTACAATATGGGAGACAATATGGGCTACAATATGGGATACAATATGGGATACAATATGGGAGACAATATGGGATACAATATGGACTACAATATGGGAGACAATATGGGATACAATATGGACTACAATATGGGATACAATATGGACTACAATATGGACTACAATATGGGATACAATATGGACTACAATATGGACTACAATATGGGATACAATATGGACTACAATATGGGATACAATATGGACTACAATATGGGATACAATATGGGATACAATATGGGATACAATATGGACTACAATATGGACTACAATATGGGATACAATATGGACTACAATATGGACTACAATATGGGATACAATATGGACTACAATATGGGATACAATATGGACTACAATATGGGATACAATATGGGCTACAATATGGACTACAATATGGGATACAATATGGACTACAATATGGGATACAATATGGGATACAATATGGGATACAATATGGGATACAATATGGACTACAATATGGACTACAATATGGGATACAATATGGACTACAATATGGGATACAATATGGACTACAATATGGGATACAATATGGACTACAATATGGGATACAATATGGACTACAATATGGACTACAATATGGACTACAATATGGGATACAATATGGGATACAATATGGGATACAATATGGACTACAATATGGACTACAATATGGGATACAATATGGACTACAATATGGGATACAATATGGACTACAATATGGGATACAATATGGACTACAATATGGACTACAATATGGGATACAATATGGACTACAATATGGGATACAATATGGACTACAATATGGGATACAATATGGGATACAATATGGACTACAATATGGGATACAATATGGGATACAATATGGACTACAATATGGACTACAATATGGGATACAATATGGACTACAATATGGACTACAATATGGGATACAATATGGACTACAATATGGGATACAATATGGACTACAATATGGGATACAATATGGGATACAATATGGACTACAATATGGGATACAATATGGACTACAATATGGGATACAATATGGACTACAATATGGGATACAATATGGACTACAATATGGACTACAGTATGGACTTGAACCTGTATTAG
- the LOC127906168 gene encoding uncharacterized protein LOC127906168, with amino-acid sequence MTDHHLKLNLSKTELLFLPGKDCPFHDLAITVDNSIVSSSQSAKNLGVILDNTLSFSTNIKAVSRSCRFMLYNIRRVRPCLTQEAAQVLIQALVISRLDYCNSLLAGLPACAIKPLQLIQNAAARLVFNLPKFSHVTPLLRSLHWLPVEARIRYKTMVLAYGAVRGTAPQYLQALIRPYTQTRALRSSTSGLLASLPLRKYSSRSAQSKLFAALAPQWWNKLPHDARTAESITTFR; translated from the coding sequence atgacggatcaccacctcaagctgaacctcagcaagacggagctcctcttcctcccggggaaggactgcccgttccatgatctcgccatcacggttgacaactccattgtgtcctcctcccagagcgctaagaaccttggcgtgatcctggacaacaccctgtcgttctcaactaacatcaaggcggtgtcccgttcctgtaggttcatgctctacaacatccgcagagtacgaccctgcctcacacaagaagcggcgcaggtcctaatccaggcacttgtcatctcccgtcttgattactgcaactcgctgttggctgggctccctgcctgtgccattaaacccctacaactcatccagaacgccgcagcccgtctggtgttcaaccttcccaagttctctcacgtcaccccgctcctccgctctctccactggcttccagttgaagctcgcatccgctacaagaccatggtgcttgcctacggagctgtgaggggaacggcacctcagtacctccaggctctgatcaggccctacacccaaacaagggcactgcgttcatccacctctggcctgctcgcctccctaccactgaggaagtacagttcccgctcagcccagtcaaaactgttcgctgctctggccccccaatggtggaacaaactacctcacgacgccaggacagcggagtcaatcaccaccttccggtga